In a single window of the Zea mays cultivar B73 chromosome 5, Zm-B73-REFERENCE-NAM-5.0, whole genome shotgun sequence genome:
- the LOC109939327 gene encoding uncharacterized protein — protein MPAGAPSSSPAVLSSSSPAERLLRVRHSSLRLATETPSPPQLAQPFRVDVVPRRHRLHSACFAASRARDTFPHPLPDLLRPLCAQDAPPPPSQSSSLPPSSVSGLSHSMAWIWMVLVAAVVLLCRVVLCGPERAVHAPHSSDRRSRNMLLIVPHPDDKSMSVDLPKQNRCDLVVVANGWKEKIASGLTICVVIRIPVFHMFFSFCQYTRGPAAGHNH, from the exons ATGCCCGCAGGTGCTCCTTCGTCCTCGCCCGCCGTCCTTTCGTCGTCCTCCCCCGCCGAGCGCTTGCTCCGCGTTCGTCATTCTTCACTGCGTCTCGCGACCGAGACGCCCTCCCCTCCCCAACTTGCTCAGCCCTTCCGTGTGGACGTCGTTCCCCGTCGTCATCGCTTGCATAGCGCCTGCTTCGCTGCGTCCCGCGCCCGAGACACCTTCCCCCACCCCCTCCCCGACCTGTTGCGCCCCCTCTGTGCCCAAGACGCACCACCCCCTCCATCACAGTCGTCCTCGCTTCCTCCCTCCAGCGTCAGCGGTCTGTCTCACTCCATGGCATGGATCTGGATGGTCCTCGTAGCGGCAGTCGTGCTCCTTTGTCGTGTTGTCCTGTGTGGCCCCGAGCGTGCAGTTCATGCCCCTCACAGCAGCGATAGGAGAAGCCGGAACATGTTGCTGATCGTCCCCCACCCTGACGACAAGTCCATGTCGGTGGACTTACCCAAGCAGAATAG GTGTGATTTAGTTGTGGTGGCGAATGGATGGAAGGAGAAGATAGCTTCTGGTTTGACAATATGTGTGGTGATTCGAATCCCTGTCTTTCACATGTTTTTTTCGTTTTGTCAGTACACCAGAGGTCCTGCAGCGGGTCACAACCACTGA